From Argopecten irradians isolate NY chromosome 12, Ai_NY, whole genome shotgun sequence, one genomic window encodes:
- the LOC138336224 gene encoding uncharacterized protein, whose product MKGTICVLLLVMACAVIQAKRGKQRHRRAAEKFEELQINHDLVRTKRKSNDPALIRTKRLEEPEPVLNRMKRTKRSLRHHLKEKSLHRMKRVPKEDTLHRAKRVRAEKTLRRIKRLRRDLRTQLLRHRRNSNSKARPLKIPIMKRGHGRRMSRTRQDKRSEARLNRMKDAIGKHFQQRKRNRFMHNKMNGVAHKKTDAMRKKNKAAQKKIVMKTKSSKSDKSHHVQAHTN is encoded by the exons ATGAAGGGCACAATATGTGTGCTCCTTCTTGTGATGGCTTGTGCAGTTATTCAAGCGAAACGG ggaaAACAACGACACAGAAGAGCTGCAGAGAAGTTTGAAGAACTCCAAATCAACCATGATCTGGTTAGGACAAAACGAAAATCTAATGACCCAGCCCTGATCAGAACGAAACGGTTGGAGGAGCCGGAACCGGTATTAAACAGAATGAAACGCACAAAAAGGTCTCTACGTCATCATTTAAAGGAAAAGTCACTTCACAGAATGAAGAGAGTCCCAAAAGAAGACACACTTCATCGCGCTAAAAGAGTCCGGGCTGAAAAGACACTTAGACGGATAAAGCGTCTCCGCCGCGACCTAAGAACACAATTGTTACGTCATCGCAGAAATTCCAACTCAAAAGCACGTCCTCTGAAAATACCAATTATGAAGCGCGGTCATGGTCGTCGCATGTCAAGAACACGTCAGGATAAGCGAAGTGAGGCAAGGCTTAACAGAATGAAGGATGCGATTGGAAAGCACTTTCAACAACGCAAACGTAATCGTTTCATGCACAACAAAATGAATGGTGTAGCACACAAAAAGACTGACGCCATGCGCAAAAAGAATAAAGCAGCACAGAAAAAGATTGTCATGAAAACGAAAAGCAGCAAAAGCGACAAAAGTCACCATGTTCAGGCACACACCAATTGA